The following are from one region of the Zonotrichia leucophrys gambelii isolate GWCS_2022_RI chromosome 1A, RI_Zleu_2.0, whole genome shotgun sequence genome:
- the WNT5B gene encoding protein Wnt-5b isoform X3 produces MTGPRLALAAALLCSCTSPVADANSWWSLAMNPIQRPEMYIIGAQPVCSQLPGLSPGQRKLCQLYQEHMVFIGEGARSAIKECQYQFRQRRWNCSTVDNTSVFGRVMKIGSRETAFTYAVSAAGVVNAISRACREGELSSCGCSRTARPKDLPRDWLWGGCGDNVEYGYRFAKEFVDAKEREKNYVRGSEEQARMLMNLQNNEAGRRAVYKLADVACKCHGVSGSCSLKTCWLQLADFRKVGDLLKEKYDSAAAMRISRKGKLELVNNRFNMPTQEDLVYVDPSPDYCLRNETTGSLGTQGRLCNKTSEGMDGCELMCCGRGYDQFKSVQVERCHCKFHWCCYVKCKKCTEIVDQYVCK; encoded by the exons GTCTTTGGCCATGAACCCCATCCAGAGGCCTGAGATGTACATCATCGGCGCCCAGCCGGTGTGCAGCCAGCTGCCGGGGCTGTCCCCCGGGCAGcgcaagctctgccagctctacCAGGAGCACATGGTGTTCATCGGGGAAGGCGCCCGCAGCGCCATCAAGGAGTGCCAGTACCAGTTTCGGCAGCGGCGGTGGAACTGCAGCACGGTGGATAACACTTCCGTCTTTGGCAGGGTCATGAAAATAG GCAGCCGGGAGACGGCCTTCACGTACGCGGTGAGCGCGGCCGGCGTGGTGAACGCCATCAGCCGCGCGTGCCGCGAGGGCGAGCTGTCCAGCTGCGGCTGCAGCCGCACGGCGCGGCCCAAGGACCTGCCCCGCGACTGGCTCTGGGGCGGCTGCGGCGACAACGTCGAGTACGGCTACCGCTTCGCCAAGGAGTTCGTGGACGccaaggagagggagaagaacTACGTGCGCGGCTCCGAGGAGCAGGCGCGCATGCTGATGAACCTGCAGAACAACGAGGCTGGCCGCAGG GCCGTGTACAAGCTGGCAGACGTGGCCTGCAAGTGCCACGGCGTGTCGGGCTCATGCAGCCTCAAgacctgctggctgcagctggccGACTTCCGCAAGGTGGGCGACCTGCTCAAGGAGAAGTACGACAGCGCCGCCGCCATGCGCATCAGCCGCAAGGGCAAGCTGGAGCTGGTCAACAACCGCTTCAACATGCCCACCCAGGAGGACCTGGTGTACGTGGACCCCAGCCCGGACTATTGCCTGCGCAACGAGACCACGGGCTCGCTGggcacccagggcaggctgtgcaacAAGACCTCGGAGGGCATGGACGGCTGCGAGCTCATGTGCTGCGGCCGGGGCTACGACCAGTTCAAGAGCGTGCAGGTGGAGCGCTGCCACTGCAAGTTCCACTGGTGCTGTTATGTCAAGTGTAAAAAGTGCACAGAGATCGTTGACCAGTACGTCTGTAAATGA